Proteins co-encoded in one Daphnia carinata strain CSIRO-1 chromosome 3, CSIRO_AGI_Dcar_HiC_V3, whole genome shotgun sequence genomic window:
- the LOC130697452 gene encoding D-aspartate oxidase-like codes for MVVRVAVIGAGIVGLSVAKVLQEKFPHLPITLFADKFSPGTTSDGAAGLWMPFLLGDTPESDVYAYSKGTWDFLRELWNSPLGGKLGVSLVPCLQTSDTPSSIPSYSDFVYGFQVLKKEELARYKKPQWKQGYRFVTFTCEGSKLMPHLMEQFRSKGGNVVVKRLECLEELASDFDVIINCSGIGAKELAKDTLVHPIRGHIFRIKAPWQKSILIDDSDVGNYIIPNQDSVVLGGTHDKDQWDTIPRKEDAKFILEGCTSLFPSLEKAEILYEWVGLRPGRSQLRVELEKKMIDDKPLTVIHNYGHGGSGLTTFYGCALKVANLLEGTLTSENYLASKL; via the exons ATGGTTGTGAGAGTAGCAGTGATTGGAGCAGGAATAGTTGGACTGAGTGTTGCAAAGGTTTTGCAAGAGAAATTTCCACATCTACCTATTACCCTGTTTGCTGACAAATTTAGTCCTGGGACAACAAGTGATGGAGCAG CTGGTCTCTGGATGCCTTTTCTTCTCGGAGATACACCTGAAAGTGATGTTTA tgCTTATTCCAAGGGCACATGGGATTTCTTAAGGGAACTGTGGAATTCACCTTTAGGTGGAAAGCTTGGAGTGTCCCTTGTGCCATGTTTACAAACTTCTGACACACCGAGTTCCATACCCTCGTACAGCGATTTCGTTTATGGATTTCAAGTtctcaaaaaagaagaattggcCCGTTACAAAAAACCACAGTGGAA GCAAGGCTATCGTTTTGTCACTTTCACCTGTGAAGGATCCAAATTAATGCCACATTTAATGGAGCAATTCCGCAGCAAAGGAGGCAACGTCGTAGTAAAACGGCTAGAGTGTCTCGAAGAATTAGCTTCTGATTTTGATGTAATTATCAATTGCTCTGGAATTGGAGCCAAAGAATTGGCCAAAGATACATTAGTTCACCCGATCCGTGGACATATCTTTCGT ATAAAAGCTCCCTGGCAAAAATCCATTTTGATTGATGACAGTGATGTTGGAAATTACATCATCCCAAA CCAGGACAGTGTTGTATTGGGAGGAACGCATGATAAGGATCAGTGGGATACCATTCCCAGGAAAGAAGATGCCAAATTTATCCTCGAAGGTTGTACTTCCCTGTTCCCCTCTTTAGAG AAAGCGGAAATCTTATACGAATGGGTTGGGTTGCGGCCAGGCCGCAGTCAACTACGAGTCGAACTGGAGAAGAAGATGATCGACGACAAACCGCTGACG GTCATACACAATTATGGTCATGGAGGTTCTGGTTTGACCACGTTTTACGGATGCGCCTTGAAAGTGGCTAATCTGCTTGAAGGGACCTTAACTTCAGAAAATTATTTGGCCTCGAAATTGTGA